A window of Halomonas sp. GFAJ-1 contains these coding sequences:
- a CDS encoding multidrug transporter, protein MSTQLLIYRDIQPITRDKHKERYLKVSRDFRFASNVNSVPLMAAEFPAAATDLPIVFTAAEDGGVLPVAILGLQQDENYLVDAEGQWRGEYVPAFFRRYPFVFASSESGDTFTLCVDEAYEGLNTDGRGERFFDTEGEQTQYLERILNFLQDYQAHFQRTRAFGKRLVELNILEDVQAQVRQSEGGPRTLTGFKAVNREKLKSLDEQALQKMLATDELELLYIHLQSMRNFNRLNRLSAGGEHVDAQSKGDPADEGMPSESDPVH, encoded by the coding sequence ATGTCTACCCAGCTGCTGATTTATCGAGACATTCAACCGATTACTCGCGACAAACATAAAGAGCGCTATCTAAAAGTTAGCCGCGATTTCCGTTTCGCGAGTAACGTCAACTCTGTCCCGCTGATGGCGGCTGAATTTCCTGCGGCGGCCACAGACCTGCCGATTGTGTTCACCGCTGCAGAAGACGGCGGTGTGTTACCCGTGGCGATTTTGGGCCTACAGCAAGATGAAAATTATCTCGTGGACGCCGAGGGGCAGTGGCGGGGTGAGTATGTGCCAGCGTTTTTCCGCCGTTATCCCTTTGTATTTGCGTCCAGTGAGTCGGGTGATACGTTCACATTATGCGTCGACGAAGCGTACGAAGGTCTAAACACTGACGGTCGCGGCGAGCGGTTTTTTGATACTGAGGGTGAGCAGACCCAGTATTTAGAACGTATCTTAAACTTTTTGCAGGACTATCAAGCCCATTTCCAGCGCACGCGCGCATTCGGTAAGCGTCTTGTAGAGCTGAATATTCTTGAAGATGTTCAGGCCCAAGTTCGCCAATCTGAAGGTGGCCCACGTACCCTGACTGGTTTTAAAGCCGTCAACCGCGAAAAGCTGAAAAGTTTAGATGAGCAAGCACTGCAAAAAATGCTGGCGACTGACGAGCTAGAGTTGCTCTATATCCACTTGCAGTCAATGCGTAACTTTAACCGCCTAAACCGCTTATCTGCGGGCGGTGAGCATGTTGACGCACAGTCAAAAGGTGACCCTGCTGATGAGGGTATGCCCAGCGAATCCGACCCAGTCCACTAA